From a single Nicotiana tomentosiformis chromosome 2, ASM39032v3, whole genome shotgun sequence genomic region:
- the LOC138904608 gene encoding secreted RxLR effector protein 161-like, protein MDNSKRGYLPIGTGITLSREDCPKTPEERERMSRIPYASAVGAIMYTMICTRPDVAYALGVTSRYQANPGEEHWKVVKTILKYLRRTKDQFLIYGDSELKLEGYTDASFSSDRDDSKFISGYVFTLNGGAVSWKSSKQATVVDSVTEAEYIAASEAAKEAVWMKKFLNELGVVPSIEGAVPLLCDNTGAIAQAKEPRSHQKFKHVLRRYHLIREIIERGDVEIQKVDEKENAADPFTKALGAKEFDKHKWNLGMKYKSNWL, encoded by the coding sequence ATGGATAATTCCAAAAGAGGTTATCTACCGATAGGCACTGGAATTACTCTCAGCAGGGAGGATTGTCCTAAAACACCTGAAGAGAGAGAAcgcatgagtaggatcccatacgCTAGTGCAGTGGGAGCTATCATGTATACCATGATATGTACACGTCCTGATGTGGCTTATGCACTAGGAGTGACTAGCCGATATCAGGCAAATCCTGGTGAGGAACATTGGAAGGTGGTGAAGaccattcttaagtacttaagaaggactaaagaccaattccttatttatgGAGATTCTGAGTTGAAACTTGAAGGTTATACTGATGCAAGTTTCTCTTCAGATAGAGATGATAGCAAATTTATTTCTGGTTATGTATTCACCTTAAATGGTGGGGCAGTAAGTTGGAAAAGTTCCAAACAAGCTACAGTAGTTGATTCAGTGACTGAAGCAGAATATATAGCAGCTAGTGAAGCTGCTAAGGAAGCTGTATGGATGAAAAAGTTCTTAAATGAACTTGGTGTGGTTCCTTCAATAGAAGGTGCAGTTCCATTATTGTGTGACAATACTGGAGCAATTGCTCAAGCAAAAGAACCAAGATCACACCAAAAATTCAAACACGTCCTGCGAAGGTATCACTTGATAAGAGAGATCATTGAACGTGGAGACGTCGAAATTCAAAAGGTTGATGAAAAAGAAAATGCTGCAGACCCATTCACTAAAGCACTTGGAGCAAAGGAGTTTGACAAGCACAAGTGGAATTTGGGAATGAAGTACAAGAGCAATTGGCTCTAg